Proteins co-encoded in one Montipora capricornis isolate CH-2021 chromosome 12, ASM3666992v2, whole genome shotgun sequence genomic window:
- the LOC138026245 gene encoding uncharacterized protein isoform X2: MHSCLPGKKMPSCNKTVEKRFEKEKEEGYYERLQNVKPFLDITPPKEHQHLQLSVKKMQMQQERQAAIDRQNQVILSALMKIKQSPARVDNWNKEWKPSDDRLKRFRDRRERRISLENEKQRDRLKKIRPYYDVQKWEQDFKKHQYYLSMLDGGTKDYDEIEDEDEEEEDESDDERLPSVESPDPEKKDAKKKKEDQVKLPPIESKKKKDTNGNKKDDYPEHVVIMDAENINRAIKENDKGRILEVLGRVSEKKKLDKLKAKYKELYDKDLMEEVKPKIDEEMQEALDSLHSGAEEDAKQLYEAMKGLGTDEDILIDILCTRSNAELRDVRAAYSRKYDSTLEEDLKGDTSGDLETLLVELSKGQRDDSTEVDKELAKADAKDIMEAGVASWGTDEGKFISIFTQRSRPQLGATFPEYKKLTKKDIADSIDSEMEGDLQRAFLTLVKCVRDPTGFHSEKLHKALQDGDTKTVARIVLSKDKAQLNELAAAYKKVHKVELADEIDKKCSGDLKTAMLAKFAKKGKEAKAKKQQKPVEKPAEKTKNDAAKGKPKPKPTAAPTKDKNAEKKRKEQEAAAEKDADELAKAVEAEDKPRIVDMLAKNCSDKSKLKKLQEKYRKKQNKDLLEALKPILDEDLQKAVESLLMESAVHDAKSLYYAMKDLGTDEDVLIEILCTRSNSQIKEINSAYSKMYESSLETDLKGDTSGDFEALLVELSKGQRDESTKVDKEMAKNDAKELHEAGSANWGTDEGKFIRIFTLRSRPQLGATFPEYKKLTNKDIADSIDAEMDGDMQKAFMTLVKCSRDPVSFRLEKLQRALTEEDTKAVATIILPKNKTQIDELAAAFQRANKVDLAGEVDKKCEGDLKALILAKLGRVPDATGKQQKGTGTNQPKSDGEVTDQENNAPNKPAVEDPKALMEKDLDELRKAIDDGDKDKVVDILARHCDEKSKLKDFKEKYREKHGQDLLEAVKPVLEEEQLQDAVESLFMEAALYDARLLYNAMKGLGTDEDILIEILCARTNDEMDAIRKTYTDQFGRSLEKDIKGDTSGDFEDLLVELTKGKRDESSKVDRSLAKTDAEALMQAGYLGTDKSKFTEVFTQRSFAHLKVMFQEYKRISNQEMETTIEEEMSHDMEKGFSVLVKYSRDPARFYAAKLHSCLEKEDTDTAGRIILTSTTDELADFVAGYKSLYKKDLRIDAEAKFSENLKKLILPRLKKGAEKQKEKEKAGNASKRSLKQNSSPGKKADPKSSVNKRSSKTVKKGPPQVDNMDYSELRNAIDAENKKKIKGIVCRNLENRDKAKKLVDDYNSRYQKELFESLDGKLDDDLLEALAAFSLPKAQYDARTLNLAMKGFFTKELILLEMFSIRTNAEIAGIRQAYKKKYRKDLIEVIKDETSGDFQTLLVELCKGQREEGEEINSDLAHKDAESLLEAGIKKWGTDEETFIEIFTTRSFAQLRAMLPEYKEWAKCEMEDTINSEMSGDLCEGLQILLKCVRNKNQFLADKLQEALRDKDTKTATRRILGESNIEEIEKTYNAAYKPKLATEVDKNCSNELKKVLLPKLKDTGSDDEKSKDEKPSPQKPSESKPDEKPVEDKVVPDQNSEEAGKPRENDKGSENQDEEKRDEERPQLSTKKPEYHGTLKPAENFNPTEDAETLKNAMKGFGSDEDAIVAVLGSRTHEQRQEIAAKFQQEYDKNLIDELKSDLGGKFEDAIVALMSSPELYDANSLRDAMSGLGTNEAVLIEILCSRSSEEIQAIKSVFKKVNGRDLIDEIESETSGDLQTTLIKLAQATRSNSKKIDENRAYEDAKKLFEAGEKEKWGTNESVFVNILTSRSLSQLNATFEAYKHVAKKDIMDSINEELTGDFHDSIKAIVRCTRNAPLYFAEVLENALGGISADTKDVIRVVITRSEVDLAEIKTEYQKKTGVTLKKVIEDQMKGDIEKLLLQIVGD; encoded by the exons GAGCAAGATTTTAAGAAGCACCAATACTATTTGTCGATGTTAGACGGAGGAACCAAAGATTACGACGAAATCGAAGATGAGGATGAGGAGGAG GAAGACGAAAGTGACGACGAGAGACTTCCCTCAGTG GAAAGTCCGGACCCCGAGAAAAAAGACGCGAAAAAGAAGAAGGAAGATCAAGTCAAACTACCGCCGATCGAAAGCAAAAAGAAGAAAGATACTAATGGCAACAAGAAAGATGACTACCCGGAACATGTGGTCATTATGGATGCTGAAAACATCAACAGAGCTATTAAAG AAAACGATAAAGGAAGGATACTTGAAGTGCTCGGAAGAGTTTCGGAAAAGAAGAAATTGGACAAGTTGAAAGCGAAATACAAAGAACTGTACGACAAG GATTTAATGGAGGAGGTCAAGCCAAAAATCGATGAAGAGATGCAAGAAGCACTTGATTCCCTTCACTCTGGAGCAGAAGAGGATGCTAAACAACTTTACGAAGCGATGAAG GGATTGGGTACCGATGAAGACATCTTGATAGATATTTTGTGCACGAGATCAAATGCG GAGCTAAGAGATGTTCGAGCAGCTTACAGCAGAA AGTACGACAGTACCTTAGAAGAGGACCTCAAAGGAGACACGAGTGGCGATTTGGAGACTTTGCTGGTGGAGCTCAGTAAG GGACAAAGAGATGATTCCACGGAAGTCGACAAAGAGCTGGCTAAGGCGGACGCCAAGGACATCATGGAG GCGGGCGTGGCCAGTTGGGGAACTGATGAAGGCAAGTTTATTAGTATCTTTACTCAGAGAAGCCGACCACAGCTTGGTGCGACCTTCCCAGAGTACaagaaa CTGACCAAAAAAGATATCGCAGACTCAATTGACAGTGAGATGGAAGGAGATCTACAAAGAGCCTTTTTAACCTTAG TTAAGTGCGTCCGTGATCCTACTGGCTTCCATTCAGAAAAACTCCATAAAGCCTTGCAGGACGGAGACACAAAAACAGTGGCGCGAATTGTTCTCAGTAAGGACAAG GCACAGCTAAATGAGCTTGCAGCAGCATACAAAAAAGTTCACAAAGTAGAACTTGCAGATGAAATCGACAAGAAATGCAGTGGAGATTTAAAGACAGCGATGCTTGCAAAGTTTGCTAAGAAAG gaaaaGAGGCGAAGGCGAAGAAACAACAAAAG CCGGTCGAAAAACCCGCTGAGAAGACGAAAAACGACGCTGCCAAGGGAAAACCTAAGCCAAAACCAACGGCAGCGCCAACGAAGGATAAAAATGcagaaaagaagaggaaagaacAGGAAGCTGCTGCTGAGAAAGACGCTGATGAACTGGCAAAGGCGGTTGAAG CTGAAGATAAGCCGCGGATTGTGGATATGTTAGCGAAGAATTGTTCAGATAAATCCAAGTTAAAGAAGCTGCAGGAAAAGTacaggaaaaaacaaaataag GATTTGCTTGAGGCTCTTAAACCCATACTGGACGAGGATTTACAGAAGGCTGTGGAATCACTGTTGATGGAAAGCGCTGTGCATGATGCCAAGAGTCTGTATTACGCTATGAAG GACTTGGGTACTGATGAAGATGTTTTGATTGAAATCCTTTGCACCAGAAGCAATTCG caaataaaagaaataaattcaGCATACAGCAAAA TGTATGAGAGTTCATTGGAGACTGACCTAAAAGGAGACACCAGTGGTGATTTTGAAGCTTTGCTTGTGGAGCTTAGTAAG GGTCAAAGAGATGAATCAACCAAAGTCGACAAGGAAATGGCTAAAAATGATGCCAAGGAGCTGCATGAA GCAGGATCGGCTAATTGGGGAACCGATGAAGGCAAGTTTATTCGTATTTTCACTCTGAGAAGCCGACCACAGCTTGGTGCAACATTCCCAGAGTACAAAAAG TTGACAAACAAAGACATCGCAGACTCCATTGATGCTGAAATGGATGGCGATATGCAGAAAGCGTTTATGACACTAG TCAAGTGCAGCCGTGACCCAGTCAGCTTCCGCCTGGAAAAACTGCAGAGAGCATTGACAGAAGAGGACACAAAAGCAGTGGCCACCATCATCCTCCCCAAGAATAAG ACGCAAATTGATGAACTTGCAGCTGCGTTCCAGCGAGCTAATAAGGTGGATCTTGCAGGCGAAGTTGACAAGAAATGCGAAGGGGATCTAAAAGCGCTCATACTGGCCAAACTTGGTCGAG TTCCAGACGCAACAGGGAAACAACAGAAAGGAACTGGCACCAATCAACCCAAAAGTGATGGAGAGGTCACAGATCAGGAAAACAACGCACCAAACAAACCTGCTGTGGAAGATCCTAAAGCACTAATGGAGAAAGATTTGGATGAACTACGCAAAGCTATTGATG atgGAGATAAGGACAAAGTTGTAGATATTTTAGCGAGACATTGCGATGAAAAGTCGAAACTGAAAGACTTCAAAGAAAAGTACAGAGAAAAACACGGCCAG gacTTGCTAGAAGCCGTGAAGCCTGTTTTGGAGGAAGAACAGCTCCAAGACGCTGTGGAATCACTCTTCATGGAGGCTGCTTTGTATGATGCAAGATTATTATATAATGCAATGAAG GGACTGGGCACCGATGAAGACATCTTGATTGAGATTCTTTGCGCAAGAACCAACGAT GAAATGGATGCTATTAGAAAGACCTACACTGACC AATTTGGCAGATCGCTAGAAAAAGATATTAAAGGAGACACGAGTGGTGACTTTGAGGATCTGTTGGTTGAACTGACGAAG gGAAAACGAGATGAATCCAGCAAAGTGGACAGAAGCCTCGCAAAGACGGATGCAGAAGCGCTTATGCAG GCTGGGTATCTTGGAACGGACAAGAGCAAATTTACAGAGGTGTTTACTCAACGCAGCTTCGCGCACCTTAAAGTCATGTTCCAGGAATACAAGAGG ATTTCTAACCAagaaatggaaacaacaatTGAGGAAGAAATGAGTCACGATATGGAGAAAGGATTTTCCGTGCTTG TGAAATACTCTCGTGATCCCGCACGTTTTTACGCTGCAAAACTGCACAGTTGTTTAGAAAAGGAAGATACAGACACAGCAGGCCGTATTATTCTTACGAGCACAACA GATGAGTTAGCGGATTTCGTAGCTGGATATAAGTCCCTGTACAAGAAAGATCTCAGGATAGATGCTGAAGCGAAATTCAGTGAAAATCTGAAGAAACTGATCCTTCCCAGGCTAAAGAAAG GAGCagagaaacaaaaggaaaag GAGAAAGCGGGCAATGCAAGCAAAAGGAGTTTAAAGCAAAATAGCTCCCCTGGAAAAAAAGCTGACCCAAAATCTTCTGTTAACAAGAGGTCATCTAAAACAGTCAAGAAAGGCCCACCTCAAGTCGACAACATGGATTATTCAGAACTACGAAACGCGATTGATG ctgaaaacaaaaagaaaataaaggggaTTGTTTGCAGAAACCTCGAAAACAGAGACAAAGCGAAAAAATTAGTGGATGATTATAATTCCAGATATCAAAAG GAATTATTTGAATCCTTGGACGGGAAATTGGACGATGATCTTCTGGAAGCGTTGGCTGCCTTTTCTTTACCCAAAGCCCAGTACGATGCAAGAACTCTCAACTTAGCGATGAAG GGTTTCTTCACCAAGGAGTTGATATTGCTTGAGATGTTCTCAATAAGAACAAACGCG GAAATAGCAGGCATCAGACAAGCGTACAAAAAAA AGTACAGAAAAGATCTAATAGAAGTTATCAAGGACGAAACCAGCGGAGATTTCCAGACATTACTCGTTGAATTGTGCAAG GGTCAGCGGGAGGAAGGTGAGGAGATCAATAGCGATTTAGCGCACAAAGACGCGGAATCTTTGTTAGAG GCTGGCATAAAGAAGTGGGGAACGGATGAAGAAACGTTCATTGAGATTTTCACAACCCGCAGTTTTGCTCAATTGAGGGCCATGTTGCCTGAATACAAGGAG TGGGCCAAATGTGAGATGGAGGACACAATTAATTCGGAGATGTCAGGTGACCTGTGCGAAGGATTGCAGATTCTTCTCAAATGCGTCCGAAACAAGAACCAGTTTCTCGCGGACAAACTGCAAGAAGCACTTCGGGACAAAGACACCAAAACAGCTACAAGGAGAATTCTTGGAGAG AGTAACATAGAAGAGATTGAGAAGACGTACAACGCTGCCTATAAACCCAAACTTGCCACGGAAGTTGACAAGAATTGTAGCAACGAATTGAAGAAAGTTCTTTTACCAAAATTGAAAG ACACTGGATCAGATGATGAGAAGTCGAAG GATGAAAAGCCAAGCCCGCAGAAACCTAGTGAAAGTAAACCAGACGAAAAACCTGTTGAAGACAAAGTTGTTCCTGATCAAAATTCAGAGGAAGCTGGAAAACCAAGAGAAAACGACAAAGGATCCGAAAACCAAGACGAAGAAAAAAGGGATGAAGAAAGACCCCAACTAAGCACCAAGAAG CCTGAATATCACGGTACACTGAAGCCAGCGGAGAACTTCAATCCGACGGAAGACGCCGAAACATTGAAAAATGCCATGAAGGGTTTCG GTAGTGACGAAGATGCCATTGTGGCAGTGCTGGGATCCCGCACTCACGAGCAACGACAAGAGATCGCGGCTAAATTTCAACAGGAGTACGATAAG AATCTCATTGACGAATTGAAGTCCGACCTCGGCGGCAAGTTTGAAGACGCCATAGTTGCTCTGATGTCGTCACCTGAATTATACGACGCTAATTCTCTCCGTGATGCTATGTCG GGACTGGGAACCAACGAAGCAGTGTTGATAGAGATCTTGTGTTCACGCAGCTCTGAG GAAATTCAAGCGATAAAATCAGTATTTAAGAAAG TTAATGGCAGGGATCTCATTGATGAAATAGAGAGCGAAACCAGTGGCGATCTTCAAACAACTCTTATTAAGCTTGCGCAG GCAACACGAAGTAATTCCAAAAAAATTGACGAAAATAGAGCATACGAAGATGCCAAGAAACTCTTTGAG gcTGGTGAAAAGGAAAAATGGGGGACCAATGAATCAGTATTTGTTAATATTTTGACAAGCAGAAGCCTGTCACAATTAAACGCGACATTTGAAGCATACAAACAC GTCGCCAAGAAAGACATTATGGATTCTATAAATGAAGAGCTAACGGGAGATTTCCACGATTCCATCAAAGCCATAG ttCGCTGCACGCGTAATGCTCCGCTTTATTTCGCCGAAGTGCTGGAGAATGCGCTTGGTGGAATATCCGCTGACACCAAGGACGTTATTCGTGTTGTCATTACACGATCAGAA GTTGATCTCGCTGAGATCAAAACAGAATATCAAAAGAAGACCGGAGTCACTCTGAAAAAAGTGATTGAGGACCAGATGAAAGGAGACATAGAGAAATTGCTTTTGCAGATTGTCGGGGATTGA